In the Candidatus Electrothrix rattekaaiensis genome, one interval contains:
- the hisS gene encoding histidine--tRNA ligase, giving the protein MKIKAINGVKDILPDEIICWQKIEKTARDIFRCFGMQEIRLPILEKTELFARSIGEATDIVEKEMYTFVDKGITLRPEITASLLRAYVEHGLHVQQPVQRLFSIGPVFRHERPQMGRQRQFHQVDVEIIGAQEPQVDAELMAMGQMLLNELNMEVSLEINSLGCPECRPDFRKKLIAYLHERSETLCDDCKRRTEKNPLRVLDCKQKGCRATVLEAPSILDNLCSACEEHFTGVQEQLDRLSVTYTLNRFMVRGLDYYNRTAFEFLTTDLGAQAAVAAGGRYDGLIQQLGGPKKTPGIGFAMGMERMVLLMQQQKGEQEEQSGANIFVAALGEQAIQFASPLVHQLRKLGLQAAMDYSNRSLKAQMKQAGRINAGFTLIIGEQELEQGKGILRNMKNQEQTEFSLQAGADELVSVITS; this is encoded by the coding sequence TTGAAAATCAAGGCCATTAACGGAGTAAAAGATATTCTGCCGGATGAAATCATCTGCTGGCAAAAAATCGAGAAAACAGCTCGCGATATTTTTCGTTGTTTCGGTATGCAGGAGATTCGTCTGCCTATTCTGGAAAAAACCGAGCTCTTTGCCCGCTCCATTGGCGAGGCCACGGATATTGTCGAAAAGGAGATGTATACCTTTGTCGACAAAGGGATCACTCTGCGACCGGAGATCACGGCCTCGTTGCTGCGTGCCTATGTTGAGCACGGTCTTCATGTGCAGCAGCCGGTACAGCGACTTTTTAGTATCGGGCCGGTGTTTCGTCATGAACGCCCACAGATGGGGCGGCAGCGTCAGTTTCATCAGGTTGATGTGGAAATCATCGGGGCCCAGGAGCCGCAGGTTGATGCCGAGCTGATGGCTATGGGGCAGATGCTGCTCAATGAGCTGAACATGGAAGTCAGCCTTGAGATCAACTCCCTTGGCTGCCCGGAGTGCCGACCTGATTTTCGTAAAAAATTGATTGCTTATCTCCATGAACGTAGTGAGACGCTGTGCGATGATTGTAAACGGCGCACGGAGAAAAATCCCCTCCGCGTTTTGGATTGTAAGCAAAAGGGGTGTCGGGCCACGGTGCTGGAGGCCCCGTCTATCCTTGATAATCTTTGTTCGGCCTGTGAAGAGCATTTTACTGGGGTGCAGGAGCAGCTGGATCGACTTAGTGTTACCTACACCTTGAACCGTTTCATGGTACGCGGGCTGGATTATTATAATCGTACCGCCTTTGAGTTTTTGACCACTGATCTCGGTGCCCAGGCTGCCGTGGCTGCGGGTGGCCGCTATGACGGGCTGATCCAACAGCTCGGCGGCCCCAAAAAGACCCCTGGTATTGGTTTTGCAATGGGGATGGAACGAATGGTTCTGTTGATGCAGCAACAGAAAGGAGAACAGGAAGAGCAGAGCGGTGCTAATATTTTTGTTGCTGCCCTTGGCGAGCAGGCAATCCAGTTTGCCTCTCCCCTTGTCCACCAACTCCGTAAACTTGGTCTACAGGCAGCAATGGATTACAGTAATCGCAGCCTTAAGGCCCAGATGAAACAGGCCGGGCGTATCAACGCAGGCTTTACCCTGATTATTGGTGAGCAGGAGCTGGAACAGGGCAAAGGGATTCTGCGGAATATGAAGAATCAAGAGCAGACAGAGTTTTCTTTGCAGGCTGGAGCTGATGAGCTGGTAAGCGTCATTACAAGTTAA
- a CDS encoding nitronate monooxygenase, with amino-acid sequence MKLPELKIGSFTARIPLIQGGMSIRVSTSTLAIPVAACGGIGTIGGSGIPVTELKEDIRKAKSATDGIIAVNIMYAMKNFHDLVMASIEAGVDMIITGAGFSRDIFKIGKQYNTPIISIVSSPSFARLAEKLGAAAIIVEAAEAGGHLGTDKPLREIFPTIRKVVSKVPLIAAGGVTDGFEMAEMMDEYGADGIQIASRFVLSEECSVSQEFKETYLKAQKEDIINVTSPVGMTGRAIKTDFITRMEKGEDVSPEKCKFKCLKKCSYKYCINDRLVASCTGDVDNGLVFCGANAYKMEKILPVKEIFREFVRDAESVYKENKMQHKEGNTENT; translated from the coding sequence ATGAAATTACCTGAACTTAAAATCGGTTCTTTCACCGCTCGGATCCCTCTTATCCAGGGGGGAATGTCCATACGGGTATCAACCTCGACACTGGCAATTCCTGTAGCAGCCTGCGGCGGCATAGGCACCATTGGTGGCTCTGGAATTCCGGTTACCGAACTGAAAGAAGATATCCGTAAGGCCAAATCTGCCACTGACGGCATTATTGCGGTAAACATCATGTATGCTATGAAGAATTTTCATGATCTTGTCATGGCATCCATTGAGGCCGGAGTAGATATGATTATAACCGGGGCTGGATTTTCCCGGGATATTTTTAAAATCGGCAAACAATATAATACCCCTATCATCTCAATAGTTTCCTCACCGTCCTTTGCCCGACTGGCTGAAAAACTCGGAGCTGCTGCCATTATTGTCGAGGCAGCTGAAGCTGGCGGGCATCTAGGCACGGACAAGCCTTTGCGGGAAATCTTCCCTACGATCCGTAAAGTGGTTTCCAAGGTTCCCCTCATAGCAGCGGGCGGTGTCACTGACGGCTTTGAAATGGCCGAGATGATGGACGAATACGGTGCAGACGGCATACAAATTGCTTCCCGCTTTGTCCTGAGCGAGGAATGCTCTGTTTCTCAAGAATTTAAAGAAACCTATCTCAAGGCACAAAAAGAAGATATTATCAATGTGACGTCACCGGTGGGCATGACAGGGCGGGCCATCAAAACTGATTTCATCACGCGCATGGAAAAAGGAGAAGATGTTTCTCCGGAAAAATGCAAATTCAAATGCCTGAAAAAATGCAGTTACAAGTACTGCATTAATGATCGCCTTGTTGCTTCTTGCACGGGTGATGTTGATAACGGACTGGTTTTCTGTGGTGCTAATGCCTATAAAATGGAGAAAATCCTGCCGGTCAAGGAAATCTTCAGAGAATTTGTTCGTGATGCGGAATCCGTGTACAAGGAAAACAAAATGCAGCACAAAGAAGGAAACACTGAGAACACCTGA